In bacterium, a single window of DNA contains:
- a CDS encoding aminotransferase class V-fold PLP-dependent enzyme — protein sequence MSRPLHPDATIAAASASTGAWEAYREEFPVFQETTYLNSCSLGALGTRVRRAVARCLDLWNAMGASAWYGPWWQELDLLRGSFASLIGSSADEVALFPSITAAISAVASCFDYRARPRVVIADIDFPTVAYQWLAKQGRGVEVAFVRSPDRLTVPLELFERAIDDRTVCVATSHVYFQSGAIQDVAALARLAHARGAHLLVDAYQSTGQLPIDVHAAGIDFLVSGGLKWLLGGPGIAYLYARRALHPRLQPEVVGWFGHRRQFDFDVTHFEYADDARRLEGGTPAIAAVFAGRAGLEYVHELTPARLRARQVELTGALAEALRDVGLPPRLAGGIDAHAGILTVPVSDPHAAVAGLAGEHIIIDHRPGVVRFSPYFYNTIEDIERAAAALRRHVR from the coding sequence GTGAGCCGCCCGCTCCACCCCGACGCCACCATTGCCGCCGCATCGGCGTCCACCGGGGCGTGGGAAGCGTACCGCGAAGAGTTCCCCGTCTTTCAGGAGACGACTTATCTCAACTCATGCTCGCTCGGAGCGCTCGGCACGCGAGTCCGGCGGGCGGTGGCACGATGCCTGGACCTGTGGAACGCGATGGGCGCGTCGGCGTGGTACGGACCGTGGTGGCAGGAACTCGATCTGCTCAGGGGATCGTTCGCCTCGCTCATTGGGAGTAGCGCGGATGAAGTGGCGCTCTTTCCGTCGATCACCGCCGCGATCTCCGCGGTGGCGAGCTGCTTCGACTATCGTGCCCGCCCGCGGGTGGTCATCGCCGACATCGATTTCCCCACCGTGGCCTACCAGTGGCTGGCCAAGCAGGGACGGGGGGTCGAGGTCGCGTTCGTGCGCAGCCCCGACCGGTTGACGGTTCCCCTCGAGCTCTTTGAACGCGCGATCGACGACCGCACCGTGTGTGTGGCGACATCCCACGTCTACTTCCAGAGCGGGGCGATTCAAGACGTTGCGGCGCTCGCGCGCCTCGCGCACGCCCGCGGCGCGCACCTCCTCGTCGATGCGTACCAGTCGACAGGGCAGCTCCCGATCGATGTCCACGCCGCCGGCATCGACTTCCTGGTGAGCGGGGGCCTGAAGTGGCTGCTCGGAGGGCCCGGCATCGCGTATCTCTATGCCCGCCGCGCCCTGCATCCTCGATTGCAGCCGGAGGTTGTGGGGTGGTTCGGGCATCGCCGCCAGTTCGACTTCGACGTGACACATTTTGAGTACGCCGACGACGCGCGCCGCCTTGAAGGCGGGACCCCCGCCATCGCCGCTGTGTTCGCGGGCCGCGCCGGTCTGGAATACGTTCACGAACTGACACCCGCGCGGCTGCGCGCCCGTCAGGTTGAGTTGACCGGCGCGCTCGCCGAGGCGCTGCGGGACGTGGGGCTTCCCCCCCGGCTGGCAGGAGGCATTGATGCACACGCCGGCATCCTGACCGTTCCGGTCTCGGACCCGCACGCGGCCGTTGCGGGCTTGGCGGGCGAGCACATCATCATCGATCACCGACCCGGGGTTGTCCGCTTTTCCCCCTATTTCTATAACACCATCGAGGATATCGAGCGCGCCGCGGCCGCGCTGCGGCGACACGTCCGGTAG
- a CDS encoding ATP phosphoribosyltransferase regulatory subunit produces the protein MIVKAPRGMQDILPAEVGRWHTVETRVRDLSHRYGYQEIRTPMVEHTEVFQRGVGSGTDIVDKEMYTFTDRGGRSLSL, from the coding sequence ATGATCGTGAAGGCGCCGCGGGGAATGCAGGATATCCTCCCCGCGGAAGTTGGCCGCTGGCACACCGTAGAGACGCGGGTGCGCGATCTCTCGCACCGGTATGGATATCAGGAGATCCGCACTCCGATGGTCGAGCACACCGAGGTGTTTCAGCGCGGCGTGGGAAGCGGGACGGACATCGTCGACAAGGAGATGTACACGTTCACGGATCGGGGCGGGCGTAGCCTCTCCCT
- the dtd gene encoding D-aminoacyl-tRNA deacylase gives MRALVQRVRRAEVRVLVPRPNLIPDDPGDLVGQIGAGMVVLLGVGTEDTSEDARYLAGRLGHLRIFNDDAGRLNRSLLDVEGEVLSISQFTLYADTRGGRRPSFVRAAPPEAAEPLYREFNRALETMGVRVVPGRFGAHMVVQIHNDGPVTILLDSRER, from the coding sequence ATGCGGGCACTGGTCCAGCGAGTCCGGCGGGCTGAGGTCCGTGTGCTGGTGCCCCGGCCGAACCTGATCCCCGACGATCCGGGGGACCTGGTGGGGCAGATCGGCGCGGGGATGGTTGTCCTGTTGGGAGTCGGCACCGAGGACACGAGTGAAGACGCCCGATACCTGGCCGGCCGGCTGGGACACCTTCGGATCTTCAACGATGACGCCGGCCGCCTCAATCGCTCCCTCCTCGATGTCGAAGGCGAAGTCCTCAGCATCTCCCAGTTCACCCTCTATGCGGACACGCGCGGAGGCCGGCGGCCGAGCTTCGTGCGGGCGGCGCCGCCTGAGGCAGCCGAACCGCTGTACCGCGAGTTCAACCGCGCCCTCGAGACGATGGGCGTCCGGGTGGTGCCGGGGCGGTTCGGGGCTCACATGGTCGTCCAGATCCACAACGATGGCCCGGTCACGATCCTCCTGGACAGCCGCGAACGATGA
- a CDS encoding aminotransferase class I/II-fold pyridoxal phosphate-dependent enzyme translates to MIETASRVGVFTESVIREMTRLAAEHGGINLAQGFPDFPAPSELLEAAARALRDGHNQYAITWGAPSFRKALAEKVRWFNGITVDPERHITVTCGATEAMMATLLATVNPGEEVIVFEPFYENYGPDAKLSGAVPRFVQLRLEPGFPFDPDQLRAQITARTKAIIINTPHNPTGKVFSRPELELIADLCQRHNLLAITDEVYEHILYDGQTHTSLAALPGMAERTVIVNSISKSYSVTGWRVGWTIAPAHVADGIRKVHDFLTVGAAAPLQEAAVTALGFPRTYYANLAAMYERKRDTLLEILGTAGFRCLVPSGAYYIMCDITPFGYDDDYAFTMHLIKEIGVAPVPGSSFFHDPASGRRFVRFAFPKQEGTFDEVRTRLEKLRVPSRAAPKRAAAR, encoded by the coding sequence ATGATCGAGACGGCATCACGGGTGGGCGTATTCACGGAGTCCGTCATCAGGGAGATGACCCGGCTGGCGGCCGAGCACGGCGGCATCAACCTCGCGCAGGGGTTCCCGGACTTTCCCGCGCCATCCGAGCTCCTCGAGGCGGCCGCCCGCGCGCTGCGCGATGGGCACAACCAATACGCGATCACCTGGGGCGCCCCATCGTTCCGGAAGGCCCTGGCCGAGAAGGTCCGGTGGTTCAACGGGATCACCGTGGATCCGGAGCGCCACATCACGGTCACCTGTGGCGCGACCGAAGCGATGATGGCCACGTTGCTCGCGACGGTGAACCCGGGGGAAGAGGTCATCGTGTTCGAGCCATTCTACGAGAACTACGGCCCGGACGCGAAGCTCTCGGGCGCCGTACCGCGGTTCGTCCAGTTGCGGCTGGAGCCCGGGTTCCCGTTCGATCCCGATCAGCTCCGGGCTCAGATCACCGCCAGGACCAAGGCCATCATCATCAACACCCCGCACAACCCGACCGGCAAGGTGTTCAGCAGGCCGGAACTGGAGCTGATCGCGGATCTCTGCCAGCGTCACAACCTGCTCGCGATCACCGATGAGGTGTACGAGCACATCCTGTACGACGGTCAGACCCACACAAGCCTGGCCGCCCTTCCGGGGATGGCCGAGCGCACCGTGATCGTCAACAGCATCTCGAAGAGCTACAGCGTCACCGGCTGGCGCGTCGGGTGGACGATCGCGCCAGCACATGTGGCCGACGGCATTCGCAAGGTGCACGACTTCCTGACTGTGGGCGCCGCCGCGCCGCTGCAGGAGGCCGCGGTTACGGCCCTAGGGTTCCCGCGGACGTACTACGCCAACCTGGCCGCGATGTACGAGCGGAAGCGGGACACGCTCCTCGAGATCCTGGGCACGGCGGGGTTCCGGTGTCTGGTGCCGTCCGGCGCCTACTACATCATGTGTGACATCACGCCGTTCGGGTACGACGATGACTACGCGTTCACCATGCACCTGATCAAGGAGATCGGGGTCGCCCCCGTGCCGGGATCGTCCTTCTTTCACGATCCCGCCTCCGGGCGGCGGTTCGTGCGGTTCGCGTTCCCCAAACAGGAGGGGACCTTTGACGAGGTCCGGACGCGCTTGGAGAAGTTGCGCGTCCCAAGCCGCGCGGCCCCCAAGAGAGCGGCGGCCCGGTGA